One Desulfovibrio fairfieldensis genomic window carries:
- a CDS encoding ABC transporter ATP-binding protein encodes MKPIISVEGLGKSYTIRHEGQTHYKSLREEIFKLPSRLLRRGGQSREEFWALKDVSFDIMPGDRVGIIGRNGAGKSTLLKLLSRITEPTTGRITLRGRVASLLEVGTGFHPELTGRENIYLNGAILGMTRSEVRRKFDEIVDFAGVEKFLDTPVKRYSSGMYVRLAFAVAAHLEPEILIVDEVLAVGDAAFQKKCLGKMEAVSKEGRTVLFVSHNMAAVQQLCQKGILLENARLKVNSSVEMAIDMYQNCHGCGRNLSQNSETTTRDLIDRRPFGCVHKIISKIRLMTLESELKNIFTMLSGVKLEIFLNDIDIYPDIDFGISIFNESGVRLVTYTTWMMGVKLDKKAKKLVLIIPEMIFPPGEYTINICAARKLAGEYIDRIEPAIKFYIVDSDIFHTGYGYSRGEGITYQKGILEFSI; translated from the coding sequence ATGAAACCAATCATTTCCGTTGAAGGACTCGGCAAGAGTTATACCATCCGCCATGAGGGGCAAACGCATTATAAATCTCTGCGAGAGGAAATATTCAAATTGCCCTCGCGCCTATTGCGACGCGGCGGACAGAGCCGGGAAGAATTCTGGGCGCTAAAGGATGTGAGCTTCGACATTATGCCCGGCGACCGCGTGGGCATCATCGGTCGCAATGGCGCGGGCAAGTCCACACTGCTCAAATTGCTCTCGCGCATTACCGAGCCCACCACCGGGCGTATTACCTTACGCGGCCGCGTGGCCAGTCTATTGGAAGTAGGCACAGGTTTTCATCCGGAGCTGACGGGCCGTGAGAATATATATCTAAACGGCGCCATTCTTGGCATGACTCGCTCCGAAGTGCGGCGCAAATTTGATGAAATTGTGGATTTCGCTGGAGTGGAGAAATTTCTGGATACTCCGGTCAAGCGCTACTCCTCCGGCATGTATGTGCGCCTTGCCTTCGCCGTGGCCGCCCACCTTGAACCGGAAATTCTCATCGTGGACGAGGTGCTGGCTGTGGGGGATGCGGCGTTTCAAAAAAAATGCCTTGGTAAGATGGAGGCAGTGAGTAAGGAAGGGAGGACAGTACTGTTCGTAAGCCATAATATGGCGGCGGTACAACAGTTATGCCAAAAAGGTATTTTGCTAGAAAATGCCAGATTAAAGGTTAATAGTAGCGTTGAGATGGCTATTGATATGTATCAAAATTGCCATGGATGCGGTAGAAATCTATCGCAAAATTCTGAAACTACTACCAGGGACTTGATTGATAGACGGCCATTTGGGTGTGTCCATAAAATTATTTCGAAAATAAGGTTAATGACACTGGAATCAGAACTAAAAAATATTTTTACTATGCTTTCTGGGGTAAAACTAGAAATATTTCTCAATGATATTGATATATATCCTGATATTGATTTCGGAATTTCTATTTTTAATGAGTCTGGCGTCCGGCTTGTGACATATACTACATGGATGATGGGCGTGAAACTTGATAAAAAAGCAAAAAAACTTGTCCTCATTATTCCTGAAATGATTTTTCCACCTGGAGAATATACTATTAATATCTGTGCGGCACGAAAACTAGCGGGTGAATATATAGATAGAATTGAACCCGCAATTAAATTTTATATAGTTGATTCTGACATATTCCATACTGGCTATGGATATTCCCGAGGCGAAGGAATTACTTATCAGAAAGGCATATTGGAGTTTTCTATATGA
- a CDS encoding FkbM family methyltransferase: MKVKKCIKCIIKNSFICKKIANICNEYSYGSICYGQNAEDMIAEKFFDTNYKGFYVDIGAHHPQRFSNTYSFYQKGWRGINIDPLPGSMTHFEKERNEDINLEICVSADSGIVKYYLFDEPAYNTISEERAEKVLSLNVTRLKNIIDIQSKPLADLLDRYVPKGKSIDLMSIDVESMELPVLMTNNWEKFLPKLIIIESLISTYGDIYMVKNDPAIRFLVGIGYEIVGKVLNVVYLKYKK; this comes from the coding sequence ATGAAAGTGAAAAAATGCATTAAATGTATTATAAAAAACTCTTTTATATGCAAAAAAATTGCAAATATATGCAATGAATATTCATATGGATCGATATGTTATGGACAAAATGCCGAAGATATGATTGCTGAAAAATTTTTTGATACCAATTATAAAGGATTTTATGTAGATATTGGGGCTCATCATCCACAACGCTTTTCTAATACTTATAGTTTTTATCAAAAGGGTTGGCGTGGCATTAATATTGATCCTCTCCCCGGAAGTATGACCCATTTTGAAAAAGAGCGGAACGAAGATATTAATTTGGAAATTTGTGTCTCAGCAGATTCAGGCATTGTAAAATATTATTTGTTCGACGAACCTGCGTATAATACAATCTCAGAAGAACGAGCGGAAAAGGTTTTATCTTTAAATGTAACAAGACTTAAAAATATAATAGATATTCAATCTAAGCCATTGGCTGACTTGCTTGACCGATATGTTCCTAAGGGAAAATCAATAGATTTAATGTCTATTGATGTTGAGAGTATGGAACTACCTGTTTTGATGACAAATAATTGGGAGAAGTTTTTGCCTAAGCTTATAATTATTGAATCATTAATATCAACATACGGAGATATATATATGGTTAAAAATGATCCAGCAATTCGTTTTCTAGTTGGTATTGGGTATGAGATTGTTGGCAAAGTGCTAAATGTGGTATATTTAAAGTATAAAAAATAA
- a CDS encoding ABC transporter permease has protein sequence MSQELIIEAGRTERQYWKDLWRYRELFLILTWRDVAVQYKQTVVGILWAVLRPLLTMAAFTFVFGKVAKLPSEGVAPYPLMVFVAMLPWQFFATAIAASANSLITNSNLVSKVYFPRIIVPTATIGVAVVDFAISFVLLGGMMVWYQYLPPMQVLAVIPLTLLAAVVALGPGLILCSLNVTYRDFRIIVPFITQFGLYISPVGFSSSIVPEKWKLLYECNPMVGVIDSFRWAVLGTIEFPERAFCISLLCACLLMLLGIKVFRRTERTFADVI, from the coding sequence ATGTCGCAAGAACTGATTATTGAAGCCGGGCGTACGGAACGCCAGTATTGGAAAGATTTATGGCGTTACCGGGAGCTTTTTCTCATTCTGACTTGGCGCGATGTGGCCGTACAGTACAAGCAGACCGTGGTAGGTATTCTCTGGGCCGTGCTGCGCCCTTTGCTGACCATGGCGGCCTTTACCTTTGTGTTCGGCAAGGTGGCCAAACTTCCTTCGGAAGGCGTTGCGCCGTATCCGCTGATGGTTTTTGTCGCCATGTTGCCATGGCAGTTTTTTGCCACCGCCATCGCTGCTTCCGCCAATAGCCTGATCACCAATAGCAATCTGGTGTCCAAAGTGTATTTTCCCAGGATTATCGTCCCAACAGCGACCATTGGCGTGGCGGTGGTGGATTTCGCCATTTCATTTGTGTTGTTGGGCGGCATGATGGTCTGGTACCAGTATCTACCGCCAATGCAAGTACTGGCGGTCATTCCGCTGACTCTACTGGCGGCTGTGGTGGCGTTGGGGCCGGGACTTATCCTCTGCTCTCTGAATGTGACCTACCGGGATTTCCGTATCATCGTGCCTTTCATTACCCAGTTCGGTCTGTACATTTCACCGGTGGGCTTTTCCTCAAGCATCGTACCGGAAAAATGGAAACTACTGTACGAGTGTAATCCTATGGTCGGCGTTATCGACAGTTTTCGCTGGGCCGTACTGGGCACCATTGAATTTCCTGAGCGAGCGTTTTGTATCAGTCTGCTTTGCGCCTGCCTGCTTATGTTGTTGGGCATAAAGGTTTTTCGCAGAACGGAACGCACCTTTGCGGATGTGATTTAG
- the gmd gene encoding GDP-mannose 4,6-dehydratase — MKKALITGITGQDGSYLAEFLLNKGYEVHGIKRRASLFNTDRIDHLYQGPHQQGRKFMLHYGDLSDAGNLISIMQEVQPDEVYNLAAQSHVQVSFESPEYTANVDALGTLRLLEAIRMLGLTKKTRFYQASTSELFGKVQEIPQTEKTPFYPRSPYACAKLYSYWITVNYREAYGMYACNGILFNHESPVRGETFVTRKITRALARILLGLASCLYLGNMNAKRDWGHARDYVEMQWIMLQQEQPDDFVIATGRQFSVRDFVNAAAAELGLTLEWKGTGVDEIATVAAIDATKAAQAARGKNLRIQVNEGDIIVRVDPRYFRPTEVETLLGDPVKAQTKLGWKPHISFEEMVEEMARHDLELALRDAVVEGAGFTSFKHEE; from the coding sequence ATGAAAAAAGCTCTGATCACCGGCATCACCGGCCAGGACGGCTCCTATCTGGCTGAATTTCTTCTGAACAAAGGGTACGAGGTACATGGTATCAAACGACGTGCCTCGCTGTTTAATACCGACCGCATCGATCATCTGTATCAAGGCCCCCATCAGCAAGGCCGTAAGTTCATGCTGCATTACGGTGACCTTTCCGACGCCGGTAACCTGATCAGCATCATGCAGGAAGTGCAGCCCGACGAGGTCTATAATCTGGCGGCCCAGAGTCATGTGCAGGTGTCCTTTGAATCCCCCGAATACACGGCCAATGTGGATGCCCTGGGTACTCTGCGCCTGCTGGAAGCCATCCGGATGCTGGGCTTAACAAAAAAGACCCGCTTCTATCAGGCCTCCACTTCGGAGCTTTTCGGCAAGGTGCAGGAGATACCCCAGACGGAAAAGACCCCTTTCTATCCGCGTTCACCCTACGCCTGTGCGAAGCTCTATTCTTACTGGATCACGGTCAACTACCGCGAAGCCTACGGCATGTACGCCTGCAACGGCATTCTTTTCAATCATGAATCCCCCGTGCGTGGCGAAACTTTTGTAACCCGCAAGATCACCCGTGCCTTGGCCCGTATCCTGCTGGGTCTTGCGTCCTGTCTGTATCTGGGCAACATGAATGCCAAACGCGACTGGGGCCATGCCCGCGATTATGTGGAAATGCAGTGGATCATGCTGCAACAGGAGCAGCCTGATGATTTTGTTATCGCCACAGGCCGCCAGTTTTCGGTGCGGGATTTTGTCAATGCTGCGGCCGCGGAGCTAGGCCTGACGTTGGAATGGAAGGGGACAGGCGTAGATGAGATCGCCACTGTAGCGGCCATTGATGCGACCAAGGCAGCCCAGGCCGCCAGAGGTAAGAATCTGCGCATCCAAGTCAATGAGGGCGACATCATCGTGCGTGTAGATCCGCGCTATTTCCGACCCACTGAAGTGGAAACACTGCTGGGCGATCCTGTCAAAGCCCAAACAAAACTGGGATGGAAGCCACACATCTCTTTTGAGGAAATGGTTGAAGAAATGGCCCGCCATGACCTTGAGTTGGCTCTGCGTGACGCTGTGGTGGAGGGCGCCGGCTTCACCAGTTTCAAGCACGAAGAATAA
- a CDS encoding GDP-L-fucose synthase family protein gives MLLKDGKFFVAGHRGLVGSAICRALRRAGYENLLLRSHAELDLTEQQAVRDFLASERPDYVVLAAARVGGIHANATYPAKFIYENLQIQNNVIHSAWQNGVKKFLFLGSSCIYPKLCPQPIKEEYLLTGPLEPTNDAYALAKIAGIRMCQAYRRQYGFDAICAMPTNLYGTGDNYHPGNSHVIPAMIRRFHEAKTAGALQVRIWGTGTPLREFLHADDMAEACVFLLNNYSDFEHINVGSQQEMTIMDVARLVARVVGYEGEILTDPSRPDGTPRKLMDSGKLFDMGWKPKFSLEDGLRDAYADFQNSLPG, from the coding sequence ATGTTGCTAAAAGATGGGAAATTCTTTGTGGCTGGTCATCGCGGTCTTGTGGGCAGCGCCATTTGTCGTGCCTTACGTCGCGCGGGCTATGAGAATCTGCTGCTCCGCAGCCACGCAGAACTGGATCTGACCGAACAGCAGGCTGTACGTGATTTTTTAGCCAGCGAGAGGCCCGATTATGTGGTACTGGCGGCGGCCAGGGTGGGCGGTATCCATGCCAATGCCACCTATCCGGCCAAGTTCATATACGAAAACCTGCAGATCCAGAACAACGTCATTCACAGCGCATGGCAGAACGGCGTGAAAAAATTTCTCTTTCTGGGATCTTCCTGTATCTATCCAAAGCTGTGCCCACAGCCCATCAAAGAGGAATATCTCTTGACAGGCCCCCTTGAACCCACCAACGATGCCTACGCGCTGGCCAAAATTGCAGGTATCAGAATGTGTCAGGCATACCGCAGACAATACGGTTTTGACGCCATCTGCGCCATGCCCACCAATCTCTACGGCACGGGCGACAATTATCATCCGGGAAACAGCCATGTGATCCCGGCCATGATCCGCCGTTTTCATGAAGCCAAAACGGCTGGTGCCCTGCAGGTGCGCATCTGGGGCACAGGCACCCCGTTACGTGAATTTTTGCATGCTGACGATATGGCTGAGGCCTGTGTCTTTCTGCTGAATAACTATTCCGACTTCGAGCACATCAACGTGGGCAGTCAGCAGGAAATGACCATCATGGACGTTGCCCGCCTTGTAGCCCGCGTGGTCGGTTATGAAGGCGAGATTCTTACGGACCCCAGTCGTCCCGACGGAACTCCACGCAAACTCATGGATTCCGGCAAATTATTCGACATGGGCTGGAAACCTAAATTTAGTCTGGAAGACGGGCTGCGCGACGCATATGCGGATTTTCAAAACTCTCTACCCGGATAG
- a CDS encoding tetratricopeptide repeat protein, whose product MDNQLDYEINKELGECYLFMGDFDKAEEYYRKAASNNAQSAAPYMGLATVAVQRSELEKALVLYQKAAAVEETDKALCGIGLVYMEQGKHEDAFSHFARALDKSAANIVALNCLVREAYQLGCVEQVLPYLEAALACSEEAEAVRVTLAGCLIYLGRSDEARQHLETVLGANPSNNNAKELFDTMAA is encoded by the coding sequence ATGGACAACCAACTGGATTACGAAATCAATAAGGAATTGGGCGAGTGCTATCTTTTCATGGGCGATTTTGACAAGGCCGAGGAATACTACCGCAAGGCCGCCAGCAACAATGCCCAGAGCGCCGCGCCCTACATGGGGCTGGCCACCGTGGCCGTGCAGCGTTCCGAACTGGAAAAAGCCCTGGTGCTCTATCAGAAAGCCGCCGCCGTGGAAGAAACCGACAAGGCCCTCTGCGGTATCGGGCTGGTCTACATGGAACAAGGCAAACACGAAGACGCCTTCAGCCACTTTGCCCGCGCGCTGGACAAATCCGCCGCCAACATTGTGGCATTGAACTGCCTGGTGCGCGAAGCCTATCAGCTGGGCTGCGTGGAACAGGTTCTGCCCTACCTGGAAGCCGCTCTGGCCTGCAGCGAAGAAGCCGAGGCCGTGCGCGTGACCCTGGCCGGCTGCCTGATCTACCTGGGCCGCAGCGACGAAGCCCGCCAGCACCTGGAAACCGTGCTGGGCGCCAATCCGTCCAATAACAACGCCAAGGAACTTTTCGACACCATGGCCGCGTAA